Proteins encoded in a region of the bacterium genome:
- a CDS encoding DUF547 domain-containing protein — protein sequence MMILRRTSTARILTALILLTFAAPPAIADPDWDHTYADYGAVLQKFVTDNGRVNYAGLKLGREGLDDFVKAVDKLDDDDYEVFTKDQKRAFWINVHNALVLRVVIDNYPIPPKEGYSRYPESSPMNIEGAWREEFDSPVGDVTLSRIEGDILPDLAEPYFVFAISKGTIGGPRLAREPYTPENLTAQLETAAERYFRDENHVNVQDEQLIRLSNFLRIHAKRFVGRHYRVDQFPRRDKTDIALMNMILKYGDPNLAAPIRKNLFRIEWVEPDKTLNDVLAKPSANAE from the coding sequence ATGATGATATTGCGCCGGACTTCGACCGCGCGGATTCTTACCGCGCTCATCCTTCTGACCTTCGCGGCCCCGCCCGCGATCGCCGATCCGGATTGGGATCACACCTACGCGGACTACGGCGCGGTGCTGCAGAAATTCGTCACGGACAACGGGCGCGTGAACTACGCGGGGCTCAAGCTTGGCCGCGAAGGGCTCGACGATTTCGTGAAGGCCGTCGACAAGCTCGACGACGACGACTACGAGGTCTTCACGAAGGACCAGAAGCGGGCGTTCTGGATCAACGTCCACAACGCGCTCGTGCTTCGCGTCGTGATCGACAACTACCCGATCCCACCGAAAGAGGGCTATTCACGCTATCCGGAGTCCTCTCCGATGAATATCGAAGGGGCGTGGCGGGAGGAGTTCGACTCGCCGGTCGGCGACGTGACGCTCTCGCGCATCGAGGGCGATATCCTTCCGGACCTGGCCGAGCCGTATTTCGTATTCGCGATCTCCAAGGGCACGATCGGCGGGCCACGGCTTGCGCGCGAGCCCTATACGCCGGAAAACCTGACCGCCCAGCTCGAGACAGCCGCCGAGCGCTATTTCCGCGACGAAAATCACGTGAACGTCCAGGACGAGCAGCTCATCCGGCTTTCGAATTTCCTGCGCATCCACGCCAAGCGATTCGTGGGGAGGCACTACCGCGTCGATCAGTTTCCGCGCCGCGACAAGACCGACATCGCGCTCATGAACATGATCCTCAAATACGGCGACCCGAACCTCGCGGCGCCGATCCGCAAGAATCTTTTTCGCATCGAGTGGGTGGAGCCGGACAAGACGCTGAACGACGTGCTCGCCAAGCCTTCGGCCAACGCCGAGTAG
- a CDS encoding acyl-CoA dehydrogenase family protein, translating into MNMELSEDQRILRDQIRLFAETEIRPVARDLDIEERFSVETAKKMAAMGLFGMTIPEEYGGSGFPYLSYVIAVEELARVDGSHAATVAAANSLGIGLIYYYGTEEQRQAWLPRLCTGEIIASFGLTEPDAGSDAAHSRTRAKLEGDHWVINGSKIFITNSSSPLAGVCVVQAVTGTQSSGKPEISCILVPHGTPGFRAEPMKNKLMWRASDTGQLYFDDCRVPKENLLGGRGEGFKQMMATLDQGRLSIAAMGLGGAQGAFEMALNYSQQRIQFGKPISSFQAIAFKVADMAVEIEAARWLLYKAAWLRDAEQPFAKEAAMAKLYCSEVFKRVAHAAVQIHGGYGLMKEFDVERFYRDQRILEIGEGTSEIQRIVIARHLGLKPMF; encoded by the coding sequence CTGAACATGGAGCTTTCCGAAGACCAGCGCATCCTGCGCGACCAGATCCGCTTGTTCGCCGAGACGGAGATCCGCCCGGTCGCGCGCGACCTCGACATCGAAGAACGTTTTTCGGTGGAGACGGCCAAAAAAATGGCCGCGATGGGGCTCTTCGGCATGACGATCCCCGAGGAATACGGCGGAAGCGGATTTCCGTACCTCAGCTACGTCATCGCCGTCGAGGAACTCGCCCGCGTGGACGGGTCGCACGCCGCGACGGTCGCGGCGGCGAATTCGCTCGGCATCGGCCTCATCTACTATTATGGCACCGAGGAGCAGCGCCAGGCGTGGCTGCCGCGCCTTTGCACCGGCGAGATCATCGCGAGCTTTGGACTGACCGAGCCGGACGCCGGCTCCGACGCCGCGCACAGCCGCACGCGCGCTAAGCTCGAAGGCGATCATTGGGTGATCAACGGCAGCAAGATATTCATCACCAACTCCTCCTCGCCGCTGGCGGGAGTGTGCGTCGTGCAGGCGGTCACCGGAACGCAGTCGAGCGGCAAGCCGGAAATTTCCTGTATCCTCGTGCCGCACGGCACGCCGGGTTTCCGCGCCGAGCCGATGAAAAACAAGCTGATGTGGCGCGCGTCCGACACGGGGCAGCTTTATTTCGACGATTGCCGCGTACCGAAGGAAAACCTGCTCGGCGGCCGCGGCGAGGGCTTCAAGCAGATGATGGCGACGCTCGATCAGGGGCGTTTGTCCATCGCGGCGATGGGTCTTGGCGGCGCACAGGGCGCGTTTGAGATGGCCCTGAATTACTCGCAGCAGCGTATTCAGTTCGGCAAGCCGATCAGCAGCTTTCAGGCGATTGCGTTCAAGGTTGCGGACATGGCCGTGGAGATCGAGGCGGCGCGCTGGCTGCTCTACAAGGCGGCCTGGCTGCGAGACGCCGAACAGCCGTTCGCCAAGGAAGCGGCGATGGCGAAGCTCTATTGCTCGGAGGTCTTCAAGCGCGTCGCGCACGCGGCGGTGCAGATCCACGGCGGATACGGGCTGATGAAGGAGTTCGACGTCGAGCGCTTCTACCGCGACCAGCGCATCCTGGAGATCGGCGAGGGCACAAGCGAGATCCAGCGCATCGTCATCGCGCGGCACCTGGGGCTCAAGCCGATGTTCTAA
- a CDS encoding choice-of-anchor L domain-containing protein, which yields MFKVKSLVLLTMAAALIFAAGCDEATEDALEAATGYDFVLDEGEAGADTPDGWVFMFGINFEGDEAEALDQDFEVDLSLLEDLLDLDSITQMIAFAKVEDVAGYGNRLRYANKVVIDDGKLKLDSESREILGDSIGSSGSGLYVAYFAEEQNGFVSGSVKDCDGNKKADILVVANEGPFFTYTADDGSYALPALGDTPVNVNFSDGDDCQGDDSMPCTDPEENPNPKDETTGEDSTPPSEDFPDGTSDVEGGESEMEEPGDDDAAPDGDCIDFAGGEASFNWDFSSGCDQGFFGVSDEGYDALFPDGDSGNYLFASSGGSSVQSCTLTLSVAVPEGATSVEVSYNFASQEYAEWVGSAYNDVFTFIVQGAPEYVVNRTVNEIATNEDWIDIPAAAEEIASIATSDDAQWNDTGKVFDGSLRWDDSADDNPRGEPEDDNVGKTASAELPAGQSTVTLIMTVSDVADAYWDSVGLVDWICFN from the coding sequence ATGTTTAAGGTTAAATCGCTGGTGCTCCTGACGATGGCGGCCGCCCTGATCTTCGCGGCGGGCTGCGACGAAGCGACGGAGGACGCGCTGGAAGCGGCCACGGGTTACGATTTCGTGCTCGACGAAGGCGAGGCGGGCGCGGACACGCCGGACGGCTGGGTGTTCATGTTCGGTATCAACTTCGAGGGCGATGAGGCCGAGGCCCTGGACCAGGACTTCGAGGTGGACCTGAGCCTGCTCGAGGATCTGCTGGATCTGGACTCGATCACGCAGATGATCGCGTTCGCCAAGGTCGAGGACGTCGCCGGATACGGCAACCGTCTTCGCTACGCGAACAAGGTCGTTATCGACGACGGCAAGCTGAAGCTCGATTCCGAGTCCCGCGAGATTCTTGGGGATTCGATCGGATCGTCCGGTTCCGGCCTGTACGTCGCGTATTTCGCGGAAGAGCAGAACGGTTTTGTGAGCGGCTCGGTGAAGGACTGCGACGGCAACAAGAAAGCCGATATTCTCGTTGTCGCCAACGAAGGCCCCTTCTTCACCTATACCGCGGATGACGGCAGCTACGCGCTTCCCGCGCTTGGCGACACGCCCGTCAACGTCAATTTCTCCGACGGCGACGACTGCCAGGGCGACGATTCGATGCCCTGCACGGATCCCGAGGAGAACCCGAACCCGAAGGACGAGACGACGGGTGAAGATTCGACGCCTCCGAGCGAGGATTTCCCGGACGGCACAAGCGACGTCGAAGGCGGCGAGAGCGAGATGGAAGAGCCGGGCGACGACGACGCGGCGCCGGACGGCGACTGCATCGACTTCGCCGGCGGCGAAGCGTCGTTCAACTGGGACTTCAGCTCCGGCTGCGACCAAGGCTTCTTCGGCGTGTCCGACGAAGGCTACGACGCCCTGTTCCCCGACGGCGACAGCGGCAACTACCTGTTCGCCTCAAGCGGCGGCAGCAGCGTCCAGAGCTGCACGCTGACCCTTTCGGTCGCCGTGCCCGAAGGCGCGACCTCCGTCGAGGTGAGCTACAACTTCGCGAGCCAGGAATACGCGGAGTGGGTCGGCAGCGCGTACAACGACGTCTTCACGTTCATCGTGCAGGGCGCGCCGGAGTACGTCGTCAACCGCACGGTCAACGAAATCGCGACCAACGAAGACTGGATCGACATTCCCGCCGCGGCGGAAGAGATCGCGAGCATCGCGACCTCCGACGACGCGCAGTGGAACGATACCGGCAAGGTGTTTGACGGCTCCCTGCGCTGGGACGACAGCGCCGACGACAATCCGCGCGGTGAGCCCGAAGACGACAACGTCGGCAAGACGGCGAGCGCCGAGCTTCCCGCCGGCCAGTCCACGGTTACGCTCATCATGACCGTCAGCGACGTCGCCGACGCCTACTGGGATTCCGTCGGCCTCGTTGACTGGATCTGCTTCAACTAG